The following proteins are encoded in a genomic region of Acetobacter oryzoeni:
- a CDS encoding cobalamin biosynthesis protein, producing MIFLGLGWNSRATLTQAQACIALALAQQFGKELSALAVPAFRHTENLPLQVAKWLGTRIVWVELAAMQQLNAQCQTVSARSMQHTGVASVSEACALVAAGPQGKLIVPRCSMNGVTCAVAEGDI from the coding sequence ATGATATTTCTAGGCTTGGGCTGGAACAGCAGAGCGACCTTAACGCAGGCTCAGGCATGTATTGCACTCGCCTTGGCACAACAGTTTGGCAAAGAATTGTCTGCCCTTGCTGTTCCTGCGTTTCGGCATACAGAAAATCTGCCATTACAGGTGGCAAAATGGCTGGGCACCCGAATTGTTTGGGTAGAGCTTGCCGCCATGCAGCAGCTCAATGCCCAATGCCAGACAGTATCAGCCCGTAGCATGCAGCATACCGGGGTAGCTTCTGTATCTGAAGCCTGTGCATTGGTTGCGGCTGGCCCACAGGGCAAACTTATTGTACCGCGTTGCAGCATGAATGGTGTGACATGCGCCGTGGCAGAAGGAGACATTTGA
- a CDS encoding dicarboxylate/amino acid:cation symporter has product MAAVASPTNTKRRTYAILIALVLGILCGLAVHDLFPAYISAAHQVATLLTGLFLRLIRMIIAPLVFATLVSGIGKLGDDTLVVRVGGRVLLWFISMSFISLLIGLFAANILQPGYGFSAPLPSDISSLKHPFEPVEFLLHVVPTSVMDAMARNDILQIVVFSVLFGVALPAAGKAGETMLKWTEELAHIMLRMTDMVMVLAPLAVFGSIMGTVAQSGAGMLLHFGRFLAEFYGTIFVQWGVLTVIAFLVLGRSIKRLVGELVQPVLLGFATASSESVYPLLLEKLENFGVPTRISGFVLPLGYSFNMDGSILFQSFGAIFIAQAYGIHMPWSQQFLMLLVMMLSSKGIAGVPRASLVTLVAVLPQFGLPEAGIALILGIDHFLDMMRTATNVLGNGYAAAISAKWEGALSDGPTEDTL; this is encoded by the coding sequence ATGGCAGCGGTTGCTTCACCCACTAATACCAAACGGCGCACCTACGCTATCCTAATTGCCCTTGTGCTAGGCATTTTATGCGGGCTTGCGGTGCATGATCTGTTTCCGGCCTATATTTCGGCTGCGCATCAGGTGGCAACCCTGTTAACGGGGCTTTTCCTGCGGCTTATCCGCATGATTATTGCGCCGTTGGTGTTTGCAACATTGGTAAGCGGCATTGGCAAGCTGGGGGATGATACCTTGGTGGTGCGCGTGGGTGGGCGCGTTTTGCTGTGGTTTATCTCCATGTCCTTTATCTCGCTGCTTATTGGCTTGTTTGCCGCCAATATTCTTCAGCCGGGTTATGGATTTTCAGCACCCTTGCCGTCTGATATTTCATCCCTGAAGCATCCTTTTGAACCAGTTGAGTTTCTGCTGCACGTTGTGCCAACCAGCGTCATGGATGCCATGGCACGTAACGATATCCTGCAGATTGTGGTGTTCTCGGTTCTGTTTGGTGTGGCGTTGCCTGCTGCGGGCAAGGCGGGTGAGACCATGCTGAAATGGACGGAAGAACTCGCCCACATCATGTTGCGTATGACAGACATGGTAATGGTACTGGCACCACTGGCCGTGTTTGGCTCCATTATGGGCACTGTGGCGCAAAGCGGTGCGGGTATGTTGCTGCATTTTGGCCGGTTTTTGGCAGAATTTTACGGCACCATTTTTGTGCAGTGGGGTGTTCTTACTGTTATTGCTTTTCTGGTTCTGGGGCGCAGCATTAAAAGGCTGGTGGGTGAACTGGTGCAACCGGTGCTGCTGGGTTTTGCTACGGCAAGCAGTGAGTCCGTTTACCCATTGCTGCTGGAAAAGCTGGAGAATTTTGGCGTACCCACCCGGATCAGTGGCTTTGTGCTGCCCTTGGGGTACAGTTTCAATATGGATGGCTCCATTCTGTTTCAGTCTTTCGGAGCCATTTTTATTGCGCAGGCTTACGGCATTCATATGCCGTGGTCTCAGCAGTTTCTGATGCTGCTGGTTATGATGCTCAGTAGTAAGGGTATTGCTGGTGTGCCACGTGCATCGCTTGTTACGCTTGTAGCTGTTCTGCCTCAGTTCGGACTGCCAGAGGCAGGTATCGCGCTCATTCTGGGTATTGATCATTTTCTGGATATGATGCGCACAGCAACCAACGTGCTGGGCAACGGCTATGCCGCTGCAATCTCTGCCAAATGGGAAGGTGCGCTTTCTGATGGGCCAACAGAGGATACTCTGTAA
- the cobM gene encoding precorrin-4 C(11)-methyltransferase encodes MTVHFIGAGPGAADLLTIRGRDILASCPVCLYAGSIVPPEMLQFCPPDARKVDTAPMTLDEIEAEYVKAHQQGQDVARLHSGDLSAYSAVAEQIRRLEKHGIPWSMTPGVPAFAAAASILGQEFTVPGIAQSVVLTRVNGRASAMPEKETLAAFGATGATLAIHLAVHALDRIVEELTPFYGADCPVAIVARATWPDQLVLRGTLANIADKLKENPIERTALVIVGRVLGDKDFRESALYNPDYRRRFRGQD; translated from the coding sequence ATGACCGTGCATTTTATTGGGGCAGGCCCCGGAGCGGCTGATCTACTCACCATACGTGGGAGAGACATTTTGGCATCCTGCCCGGTCTGTTTATATGCGGGGTCTATTGTGCCGCCGGAAATGCTGCAATTTTGCCCGCCAGATGCGCGCAAGGTTGATACAGCCCCCATGACATTGGATGAAATTGAAGCTGAATACGTAAAAGCTCATCAACAGGGGCAGGATGTGGCGCGCCTGCATTCGGGGGATCTTTCTGCGTACAGCGCTGTGGCTGAACAGATCCGCCGCTTGGAAAAACACGGTATTCCGTGGAGCATGACGCCGGGGGTGCCAGCATTTGCAGCGGCGGCTTCCATACTGGGGCAGGAATTCACTGTTCCGGGTATTGCACAAAGCGTGGTGCTTACGCGCGTAAACGGGCGGGCTTCTGCCATGCCAGAAAAAGAAACGCTGGCAGCTTTTGGCGCTACGGGCGCTACACTAGCCATTCATCTGGCAGTGCATGCGCTGGATAGAATTGTGGAAGAGTTGACGCCATTTTATGGGGCCGATTGCCCGGTTGCTATTGTTGCACGAGCCACATGGCCAGATCAGCTTGTGCTGCGCGGAACGCTTGCCAATATTGCAGACAAGCTGAAAGAAAACCCCATTGAGCGCACAGCTCTTGTGATTGTTGGCCGGGTATTGGGAGATAAAGATTTTAGAGAAAGCGCTCTATATAATCCTGATTATCGGCGGCGCTTTCGCGGGCAGGACTAA
- a CDS encoding excinuclease ABC subunit UvrA, with translation MKTQPSASNPADMICVRGAREHNLKNVSVSVPRDKFVVMTGVSGSGKSSLAFGTIYAEAQRRYLESVSPYARRLFNQMPVPVVDAIEGLPPAVALQQQRGGSSSRSSVGSLTTLSNLLRMLYSRAGTYPAGMSRLEAEDFSSNTPMGACPRCHGLGRIYDVTEKTLVPDDTLSIRQRAVAAWPTAWQGQNLRDILITRGVNVDIPWKDLPKATRDWILYTKETPTEPVYPGRTHEQVLEAIKHGVPADYNGTFTGARQYVLNTFAKSQSAKMRARAASFMVSSVCPECHGQKLKAEALQVLFAGRNIAELSALPLKNITAILQEQSQQLKKQTDATGLAAYGIVEALIERLQTLLELGLGYLQLSRGVQTLSPGEYQRLRLGTQIRSNLFGVLYVLDEPSSGLHPCDTQALLKALHGLLDAGNSLLVVEHNCQVIRHAEWLVDVGPDAGEKGGEILYSGPLDGLKSVSRSRTRPYIFDEIKYGQAVPLKPKEWLCLKNINWNNLRNVTLDLPLGVMTVVTGISGSGKSSLTGQALVSIVSKALGQKEPVEQPEADDNDIPEVAESAEPAGQVVSGLQNIRRLVVVDQKPIGRTPRSNLATYTGLFDQIRQAFAAVPQAKKQKMDAGWFSFNVAKGRCPRCEGVGSIEVELLFLPSVYAPCPECHGARYKPEVLAITLNGRNIADVLNMSVDDAHEFFADSPNIAHGFDTLRQGGLGYLRLGQPATTLSGGEAQRIKLATELQKKRAGHILYVLDEPTTGLHPADVDRLTRQLRQLVAQGHTVVLAEHDMRLAAQSDWMLDMGPGAGDEGGQIVASGIPADIAKNPASRTGPFLREYL, from the coding sequence ATGAAAACACAACCCTCTGCCAGTAACCCTGCCGATATGATTTGCGTCCGCGGGGCACGTGAACACAATCTGAAAAACGTTTCTGTTTCTGTGCCGCGTGACAAGTTTGTTGTGATGACTGGCGTTTCAGGGTCAGGCAAATCCTCACTGGCATTTGGCACAATTTACGCAGAAGCCCAGCGTCGGTATCTGGAATCTGTTTCTCCTTATGCGCGTCGGCTGTTTAATCAGATGCCAGTGCCGGTTGTGGATGCCATAGAAGGCCTCCCCCCAGCCGTTGCCTTGCAGCAGCAGCGCGGGGGCAGCAGTAGTCGGTCTTCTGTCGGAAGCCTCACAACACTCTCAAACCTCTTGCGCATGCTGTATTCGCGGGCAGGCACATATCCTGCTGGCATGAGCCGCTTAGAGGCAGAAGATTTCTCGTCCAATACGCCAATGGGGGCATGCCCACGTTGCCATGGGCTCGGGCGCATTTACGATGTCACAGAAAAAACATTGGTGCCGGATGATACGCTGAGTATCAGGCAACGGGCTGTTGCGGCATGGCCAACGGCGTGGCAGGGCCAAAACTTACGGGATATCCTGATCACGCGTGGCGTGAATGTAGATATTCCGTGGAAAGACCTGCCCAAGGCCACGCGGGATTGGATCCTTTATACAAAGGAAACCCCAACAGAGCCCGTTTACCCCGGCCGCACGCATGAGCAAGTGCTGGAGGCCATAAAGCATGGTGTTCCTGCAGATTATAACGGTACATTCACTGGTGCGCGTCAGTACGTGCTAAACACTTTTGCTAAATCGCAAAGCGCTAAAATGCGGGCGCGGGCGGCATCGTTTATGGTTAGCAGCGTGTGCCCAGAGTGTCATGGTCAGAAGCTCAAGGCTGAAGCCCTTCAGGTGCTGTTTGCAGGGCGCAATATTGCTGAGCTTTCAGCGCTTCCGCTCAAGAACATTACAGCCATTTTGCAAGAGCAAAGCCAGCAACTTAAAAAACAAACAGATGCCACAGGCCTTGCGGCTTACGGCATTGTGGAAGCATTGATAGAACGGCTGCAAACGCTATTGGAATTGGGGTTGGGCTACCTTCAGCTAAGCCGTGGCGTGCAAACACTTTCTCCCGGTGAATATCAACGCCTGCGGTTGGGAACCCAAATTCGTTCCAACCTGTTTGGCGTGCTGTATGTGCTGGATGAGCCAAGCTCTGGCTTGCACCCATGTGATACGCAAGCCTTGCTTAAGGCGCTGCATGGGTTGTTGGATGCTGGCAATTCGCTCTTGGTGGTGGAACATAATTGTCAGGTTATCCGTCATGCAGAATGGCTGGTGGATGTTGGGCCAGATGCTGGCGAAAAGGGTGGCGAAATCCTATACAGTGGCCCGTTGGATGGACTGAAGTCTGTTTCTCGTTCCCGCACACGGCCTTATATTTTTGATGAGATCAAGTACGGGCAGGCGGTGCCTCTCAAGCCTAAAGAGTGGCTTTGCCTGAAAAACATTAACTGGAACAATCTACGTAACGTTACGCTTGATCTGCCCTTAGGTGTCATGACGGTCGTAACCGGCATTTCCGGGTCCGGTAAATCCAGCTTAACTGGTCAGGCATTGGTCAGTATTGTTTCCAAGGCGCTTGGGCAGAAAGAGCCTGTTGAGCAACCAGAGGCAGACGATAACGATATTCCAGAAGTTGCAGAAAGCGCTGAACCAGCAGGGCAGGTGGTGAGCGGATTGCAAAACATCCGGCGCCTCGTAGTGGTGGATCAAAAGCCTATTGGGCGTACACCACGGTCTAATTTAGCCACTTATACGGGGTTGTTTGATCAGATCAGGCAAGCTTTTGCTGCAGTGCCGCAGGCTAAAAAGCAAAAAATGGATGCGGGCTGGTTTTCCTTCAATGTCGCAAAAGGGCGCTGCCCACGTTGTGAGGGCGTGGGTTCCATTGAAGTGGAATTGCTTTTCCTTCCCAGTGTGTATGCGCCATGCCCAGAATGCCATGGGGCACGCTATAAACCGGAAGTGCTGGCTATCACGCTGAATGGCCGCAATATCGCCGATGTGTTGAACATGAGCGTTGATGACGCGCATGAGTTTTTTGCCGATAGCCCGAACATTGCGCATGGGTTTGATACCTTGCGGCAGGGCGGCTTGGGTTATCTACGTTTGGGCCAACCCGCCACAACGCTCTCTGGTGGAGAGGCGCAGCGTATCAAGCTGGCAACGGAACTTCAGAAAAAACGGGCCGGGCACATCTTGTATGTTCTGGATGAGCCCACAACCGGCCTGCATCCCGCAGATGTAGATCGGCTGACACGTCAATTGCGGCAGCTTGTTGCGCAAGGGCATACGGTTGTGTTGGCCGAACACGATATGCGTCTTGCAGCACAGAGTGACTGGATGTTGGATATGGGGCCAGGAGCGGGGGATGAAGGCGGCCAGATTGTTGCTAGTGGCATACCCGCAGATATCGCCAAAAATCCAGCAAGCCGTACGGGGCCTTTTCTGCGTGAATATCTATAA
- a CDS encoding cobalt-precorrin-5B (C(1))-methyltransferase, with translation MAPNSHPLRRGWTTGSCATAAAKAAWLILNGHSAPAYVNITLPAGQQVGFAIARTGGAPDAPFAEVIKDAGDDPDITHGALIRATIKTLPTGCGIVFQAGPGVGTVTRPGLPIAVGEPAINPTPRAMIRAALTEANAGICPDAEVIISVENGEKLAERTLNSRLGILGGLSILGTTGIVVPFSCSAWIESIHRGVDVARAEDLTHLAGSTGNVSEKGVQKFYNLPDSALIEMGDFAGGLLKYLRKHPVPRLTISGGIAKMTKLGQGFMDLHSKRGPADMRQLAELVLAYNGNPDLADTIARSPTVAEAFLHASQQGFPLGYLIARSALQTVKDVLHPAPIQADVLVFDRAGNLVGQA, from the coding sequence ATGGCACCCAACTCTCATCCCCTCCGGCGCGGCTGGACAACAGGCAGCTGCGCAACAGCCGCAGCAAAGGCCGCATGGCTTATACTAAACGGTCATTCAGCCCCAGCATACGTGAACATCACCCTTCCCGCTGGCCAACAAGTTGGGTTTGCCATTGCCCGCACCGGTGGCGCGCCAGATGCCCCGTTTGCGGAAGTTATTAAAGATGCGGGGGATGACCCGGATATCACGCACGGAGCACTTATCCGTGCAACGATAAAAACCTTGCCCACTGGGTGCGGGATTGTGTTTCAGGCTGGCCCCGGTGTGGGTACAGTTACCCGCCCTGGCTTACCCATAGCGGTGGGAGAACCTGCCATAAACCCCACCCCTCGCGCTATGATCCGTGCGGCTTTAACCGAAGCAAATGCAGGTATCTGCCCAGATGCAGAAGTGATTATCAGCGTCGAAAATGGAGAAAAACTGGCTGAACGCACATTAAACAGTCGGCTAGGCATTCTGGGCGGCCTGTCCATTCTGGGCACAACTGGCATTGTGGTGCCTTTTTCATGCTCAGCATGGATTGAGAGCATCCATCGGGGTGTGGATGTTGCGCGGGCTGAAGACCTTACACACTTGGCAGGAAGCACCGGTAATGTTTCCGAAAAAGGCGTGCAGAAGTTCTATAACCTGCCAGATAGTGCCTTGATTGAAATGGGGGACTTTGCTGGCGGTCTGTTAAAATACCTTCGCAAACATCCTGTCCCGCGCCTTACAATATCTGGCGGCATCGCAAAAATGACCAAGCTGGGCCAAGGCTTTATGGACCTGCATTCCAAACGAGGCCCTGCAGACATGCGCCAGTTGGCCGAGCTTGTTCTGGCATATAACGGAAACCCCGATCTAGCAGACACAATTGCGCGCAGCCCCACAGTGGCTGAAGCCTTTTTGCACGCAAGCCAACAGGGTTTTCCGTTAGGATACCTGATTGCCCGCTCCGCCTTACAAACCGTTAAGGACGTTCTACACCCCGCCCCTATACAAGCCGATGTGCTGGTATTTGACCGTGCAGGCAATCTGGTTGGGCAAGCCTGA
- the tmpT gene encoding thiopurine S-methyltransferase — protein sequence MDAQFWNMKWQKNQIGFHLPAVNPLLVKYFPVLELKEGARVFVPLCGKTLDIHWLLQRGMNVVGVELSQIAVEQLFSELALTPQITDVAPNMQCFQAKNLTIFVGDIFALSRVLVGSVQVIYDRAALVAFPPAMRAAYAEHLMDISGTAEQLLVTLEYDQSCIAGPPFSITQQDIQRYYGAEYAISCLENTSVTGGLKGGVPATENVWFLKPE from the coding sequence ATGGATGCGCAATTCTGGAACATGAAATGGCAGAAAAACCAAATTGGCTTTCATCTTCCTGCAGTTAATCCACTTCTGGTTAAATATTTTCCTGTTCTGGAGCTTAAAGAGGGCGCGCGTGTTTTTGTGCCGTTATGTGGCAAAACGCTGGATATTCACTGGCTCTTACAACGCGGGATGAATGTGGTTGGGGTAGAGCTTAGCCAGATTGCCGTAGAGCAGCTTTTTTCCGAACTTGCTCTAACGCCGCAAATAACCGATGTGGCACCCAATATGCAGTGTTTTCAGGCAAAAAACCTCACTATATTTGTAGGCGATATTTTTGCGCTCTCTCGGGTGTTAGTGGGGAGTGTGCAGGTTATTTATGATCGGGCTGCTCTGGTTGCTTTTCCGCCTGCCATGCGTGCAGCTTACGCAGAGCATCTGATGGATATTTCAGGCACAGCGGAGCAACTCCTTGTTACCTTGGAGTATGATCAATCTTGTATAGCGGGGCCACCGTTTAGCATAACCCAGCAGGATATTCAGCGGTATTACGGGGCAGAATATGCCATAAGCTGTTTGGAAAATACTTCAGTAACTGGCGGTTTAAAAGGTGGTGTGCCCGCTACGGAGAATGTATGGTTTTTGAAACCTGAATAG
- a CDS encoding MFS transporter: MKQTDPLSPPPASFADRLGIPAPLFWGFVGLLFFMIGDGVEAGYLAPYLEAHGTSAGNTALLFTIYGVTVSISAWLSGPLSDLWGPKRVMWIGLAIWAVFEVIFLACGVAVNSYPIMLLAYSLRGLGYPLFTYGFLVWIAAASPPRQLGSAAGWFWFAFSGGLPTLGSLFASFAIPVIGEMATFWSSLGMVVFGGLLALLLTREPTGSQRLAAPGTPAKEIFFSSISILWREPKTFVAMVVRTINTSSEYAFLVIMPTFFTKVVGFTLSQWLQLLSIVFLSNILVNLFSGISADKFGHREVVAFGGGIGAAIMVPAFYYVPQMFPGNFMIAAIVGALYGASLAAFVPLSGLVPQICPKEKAAALSALGLGAGASTWVGPAIVTWFESWRGVEGIIWIFSGLYVASALMTMCLTISPEARRYLKKISEREKQKRAAAARGDIAEELSLSKQS, translated from the coding sequence TTGAAACAGACAGACCCTCTGTCGCCTCCGCCTGCATCGTTTGCAGATCGTCTTGGAATTCCCGCGCCTCTGTTCTGGGGCTTTGTGGGGCTTCTGTTCTTTATGATTGGTGATGGTGTAGAAGCCGGTTACCTTGCTCCCTATCTGGAAGCACATGGCACATCAGCCGGCAACACCGCGCTTTTGTTTACTATTTACGGTGTTACCGTTTCCATCTCCGCCTGGCTTTCTGGCCCGCTGTCTGATCTATGGGGCCCCAAGCGCGTCATGTGGATCGGTCTGGCCATCTGGGCCGTTTTTGAAGTTATCTTTCTGGCCTGCGGTGTTGCCGTTAACAGCTACCCCATCATGCTGCTGGCATATTCCCTGCGTGGTTTAGGGTATCCGCTGTTCACTTACGGCTTCCTAGTCTGGATTGCTGCTGCCTCCCCCCCTCGTCAGCTAGGTTCTGCGGCGGGTTGGTTCTGGTTTGCCTTTTCTGGTGGCCTGCCTACCTTGGGTTCTCTGTTCGCCAGCTTTGCCATTCCCGTTATTGGGGAAATGGCCACTTTCTGGTCTTCTCTGGGTATGGTTGTCTTTGGTGGCCTGCTGGCGTTGCTGCTTACGCGTGAACCTACAGGTTCTCAGCGTCTGGCTGCCCCCGGCACTCCGGCCAAGGAAATCTTCTTTAGTTCCATCAGCATTCTGTGGCGCGAACCCAAAACGTTTGTGGCCATGGTGGTGCGTACCATCAACACGTCATCCGAATATGCCTTTCTGGTGATCATGCCGACCTTCTTTACCAAGGTTGTTGGCTTTACGCTTTCCCAGTGGTTGCAGCTGCTGTCCATCGTGTTCCTGTCCAACATTCTGGTAAATCTGTTTTCCGGCATTTCAGCAGACAAATTCGGTCATCGTGAAGTTGTGGCTTTTGGTGGCGGCATTGGTGCAGCCATTATGGTGCCTGCCTTCTATTATGTGCCGCAGATGTTCCCCGGCAACTTCATGATTGCCGCTATTGTGGGGGCTTTGTACGGCGCATCCTTGGCTGCTTTTGTGCCTCTGTCCGGTTTGGTGCCCCAGATTTGCCCGAAGGAAAAAGCTGCCGCTCTTTCCGCTCTTGGCTTGGGTGCTGGCGCCAGCACATGGGTTGGTCCGGCCATTGTAACGTGGTTTGAATCCTGGCGCGGCGTTGAAGGCATTATCTGGATCTTCTCTGGTCTGTATGTAGCCTCTGCCCTGATGACCATGTGCCTGACCATTTCACCCGAAGCACGCCGCTACCTGAAAAAAATCTCCGAACGGGAGAAGCAGAAGCGTGCGGCTGCGGCCCGTGGTGATATTGCTGAAGAACTTTCCCTCAGCAAACAATCCTGA
- a CDS encoding cobalt-precorrin-6A reductase — translation MPSSSNNFRVLVLGGTTEASALCRYLEQEPSISATLSLAGVTKQPHLPTLSVRIGGFGGSDGLSTWLKTHAINAVIDATHPFAATMSQHAATACAATQIPLLRLERSGWQEMPGDTWLHAANLAEAANLLANSPKWNTASQRIFLTTGRKELAPFKIAPQHHYLIRSIDAPDPASLPPHATILLDRGPFDVQNEAKLMQDYGITLLVSKNSGGSATYPKLEAARLLRIPVLMIDRPAACPNIPTVETAQQAMAWLQAHQAASTRRKV, via the coding sequence ATGCCTTCATCTTCCAATAATTTTCGCGTTCTTGTTCTGGGAGGCACCACGGAAGCCTCTGCTTTGTGCCGTTATCTGGAACAGGAGCCTTCTATCAGTGCCACGCTTTCTCTTGCCGGGGTAACCAAGCAGCCGCATTTGCCCACGTTATCCGTGCGGATTGGCGGGTTTGGTGGCTCTGATGGGCTGAGCACGTGGCTGAAAACTCACGCCATCAACGCCGTAATAGATGCCACTCACCCTTTTGCGGCCACCATGAGCCAACATGCCGCCACGGCCTGTGCCGCTACGCAAATACCTTTGTTGCGTTTGGAACGATCGGGCTGGCAGGAAATGCCGGGCGATACATGGCTCCATGCCGCCAATCTGGCAGAAGCGGCCAATCTATTAGCCAATTCCCCAAAATGGAACACGGCATCACAGCGTATTTTTTTAACAACAGGCCGTAAGGAGTTGGCGCCGTTTAAAATTGCGCCACAGCATCATTACCTCATCCGCTCTATTGATGCGCCAGATCCTGCTTCCTTACCTCCGCACGCAACCATCCTGCTGGATCGCGGTCCTTTTGACGTGCAGAATGAAGCCAAGCTGATGCAGGATTACGGCATCACACTTCTGGTTTCAAAAAACTCTGGCGGCAGTGCAACATACCCCAAGCTGGAGGCTGCACGCCTGCTGCGTATTCCCGTCCTGATGATTGATCGCCCAGCGGCTTGCCCGAACATCCCTACAGTAGAAACGGCCCAGCAAGCCATGGCATGGTTACAGGCGCATCAGGCAGCATCAACCCGCCGTAAAGTATAG
- the cbiE gene encoding precorrin-6y C5,15-methyltransferase (decarboxylating) subunit CbiE: MTNQPQHAPQTPWLTLIGIGEDGVEGLSPVARAILAQADFVVGGARHLELAAPLVQGKTLAWPTPFEHGIDAILARKGLPTVVLASGNPFFFGVGSTLARSIPPQEMLCLPAPSSVALACSRLGWAEQDCRVVSLCGRSIEQLYPALQPSGRVIVLSADENTPHVLANWLVGKGLGATRCHVLERLGGPHEAVHSFYAHEGAPDKLQRLNLIALEIDAQSASHTLPLTNGLPDTGFEHDGQLTKREIRAVTLSSLAPRAGELLWDIGGGAGSISIEWMLASPSCRAVCIEAQPERVARIARNAAALGVPGLEVRQARAPEGMEDLPKPDAIFIGGGASRAGVLETAWQALKPGGRIVVNAVVAETEARLLRAMQEWGGTLTRISVSRLEKIGSLHGFRPAMPVTQWVAQKPEAS, encoded by the coding sequence ATGACCAATCAACCCCAACATGCGCCACAAACGCCGTGGTTAACCCTGATTGGGATTGGGGAAGATGGTGTAGAAGGTCTTTCTCCCGTTGCACGCGCTATTCTCGCACAAGCCGATTTTGTGGTGGGTGGTGCGCGCCATCTGGAGTTGGCAGCCCCATTGGTGCAAGGAAAAACACTTGCATGGCCCACGCCTTTTGAGCATGGAATAGATGCCATTCTTGCCCGGAAGGGTTTACCCACTGTGGTTCTGGCATCTGGTAACCCATTCTTTTTTGGTGTGGGGAGCACACTGGCGCGTTCTATCCCTCCGCAGGAAATGCTGTGCTTACCGGCGCCATCTTCTGTGGCCTTGGCATGCAGTCGGCTTGGATGGGCAGAGCAGGATTGCCGGGTGGTATCCTTATGTGGCCGGTCCATAGAGCAGCTTTATCCAGCTTTGCAGCCATCTGGCCGCGTTATTGTGCTGTCTGCGGATGAAAATACGCCGCATGTTTTGGCTAACTGGCTTGTTGGTAAAGGATTGGGTGCTACGCGCTGCCATGTGTTGGAACGGCTAGGTGGCCCACATGAAGCTGTACACAGTTTTTATGCCCATGAAGGTGCGCCAGATAAGCTCCAGCGGCTTAATCTGATCGCGCTGGAGATAGATGCTCAAAGCGCTTCCCACACTTTGCCACTAACCAACGGGCTGCCCGATACGGGCTTCGAACATGATGGTCAGCTTACAAAGCGGGAAATTCGTGCGGTTACGCTGTCATCCCTAGCACCGCGGGCAGGCGAATTATTGTGGGATATTGGCGGAGGAGCTGGTTCCATCAGTATTGAATGGATGTTGGCCTCTCCTTCCTGCCGTGCAGTGTGTATTGAAGCGCAGCCAGAACGGGTTGCGCGCATTGCACGTAATGCGGCGGCTCTTGGTGTACCGGGGTTAGAAGTAAGGCAAGCCCGAGCGCCAGAAGGCATGGAAGATTTGCCAAAGCCCGATGCCATTTTTATTGGCGGCGGAGCAAGCCGTGCAGGCGTGTTGGAAACTGCATGGCAGGCCCTTAAACCAGGCGGGCGTATTGTGGTGAATGCCGTGGTGGCTGAAACAGAAGCCCGATTGCTGCGTGCCATGCAGGAATGGGGGGGAACGCTTACGCGTATCTCTGTATCCCGGTTAGAAAAAATAGGGTCTCTTCATGGTTTCCGCCCCGCCATGCCGGTAACACAGTGGGTTGCTCAGAAACCCGAGGCCTCATGA
- the grxB gene encoding glutaredoxin 2, with protein sequence MRKLYVYDHCPFCIKARMIFGLKNIPVELVVLQNDDEATPIGMIGQKMLPILEENGHYMGESLDIIAHIDREGTPLLTVPARPEISDWISRSSSLLYRQFLPRAAAAPFPEFSTTSGRAYFIRKKEASTGPFCEIFNEGTEALLPLNAVLEDLASLLPEPSALQGPLSYDDIHLFAHLHSFSIIKGLTYPAAVENYRQALSKRSGIPLLDSVAV encoded by the coding sequence ATGCGTAAACTTTATGTTTATGATCACTGCCCATTCTGCATTAAAGCCAGAATGATTTTTGGCCTCAAAAACATCCCTGTTGAGCTTGTTGTTCTTCAAAATGATGATGAAGCAACGCCTATTGGCATGATCGGTCAGAAAATGCTGCCCATTCTGGAAGAAAACGGGCACTATATGGGGGAAAGCCTGGATATTATTGCGCATATAGACCGTGAAGGAACACCTCTTCTTACTGTTCCCGCTCGGCCAGAAATTTCTGATTGGATCAGCCGCTCAAGCTCTCTGCTGTATAGGCAATTCCTTCCTCGCGCGGCAGCGGCTCCTTTTCCGGAATTTTCCACCACATCCGGGCGGGCATACTTTATCCGCAAAAAAGAGGCTTCAACTGGCCCATTCTGCGAGATTTTCAATGAAGGCACAGAAGCCCTTCTTCCTTTAAACGCGGTGTTGGAAGATTTAGCCTCTCTCCTGCCTGAACCCTCTGCGCTTCAGGGGCCGCTTTCTTATGATGATATCCATCTGTTTGCGCACTTACATAGTTTTTCCATCATCAAAGGGCTTACTTACCCTGCTGCGGTAGAGAACTATAGGCAGGCTCTCTCCAAGCGATCGGGCATTCCTTTGCTGGATTCTGTAGCAGTCTGA